The sequence GGAACGCTACATTGCCGACTTCGCGGCGGCCGGAGCGGCGGTCATTACCGTCCATGCCGAAGCCTGCGTTCACCTGCACCGGGTGATTCATCAGATTAAGGAGTATGGCCTGCTCGCCGGTGTGGCGATCAATCCGGGAACGCCCGCCTCCGCCGTGAGAGAGGTACTGGCGGATGTCGATTTGGTCCTGGTCATGACCGTGAACCCCGGCTTCGGCGGACAGGCATTCATTCCTGGAACCGTGCATAAAATCCGGGAAATTCGCCAATGGGCGTCTGAGATCGGCCATGATCTGCGTATCGAGGTGGACGGAGGGATTGCTGAAGCGACGGCGGGTGTCGTATCCGAAGCTGGGGCGGATGTATTGGTCGCCGG is a genomic window of Paenibacillus durus ATCC 35681 containing:
- the rpe gene encoding ribulose-phosphate 3-epimerase, whose protein sequence is MIKIAPSILSADFAALGAEVAEVEASGADWIHVDVMDGHFVPNITLGPPIVKAVSAHTSLPLDVHLMIEKPERYIADFAAAGAAVITVHAEACVHLHRVIHQIKEYGLLAGVAINPGTPASAVREVLADVDLVLVMTVNPGFGGQAFIPGTVHKIREIRQWASEIGHDLRIEVDGGIAEATAGVVSEAGADVLVAGNAVFGQSDRTAAISAIRAAAAAR